The Paenibacillus sp. YPG26 genome includes a window with the following:
- a CDS encoding acireductone dioxygenase, translating to MAEIRIRKTNEIISGEENVRNFLNQFEVIYEHWDISKLPAHLQENFTLTDEQKAEVLATFDTEIQDLVARRGYRTWDVITLSEATPNIEELLAKFEQIHTHTEDEIRAIVGGAGTFVIKGSDEIGYFDVNLLPGDLISVPENTVHFFTLTDNRKVVAIRLFVEENGWIAHPYEDPNFQKA from the coding sequence ATGGCGGAAATAAGAATTAGAAAAACGAACGAAATTATTTCAGGCGAAGAGAATGTTCGCAATTTCCTAAATCAATTTGAAGTAATTTATGAACACTGGGATATCAGCAAGCTGCCAGCCCATTTGCAGGAGAATTTCACTCTTACTGATGAGCAGAAAGCGGAAGTGCTTGCTACATTCGATACGGAGATTCAAGACTTGGTTGCACGCCGCGGCTACCGCACTTGGGATGTTATCACGCTATCGGAAGCGACTCCCAATATTGAAGAACTGCTAGCTAAGTTCGAACAGATTCACACACATACCGAAGATGAGATTCGTGCCATCGTTGGTGGTGCGGGAACCTTCGTGATCAAAGGATCGGACGAAATAGGTTACTTTGATGTTAACCTGCTGCCAGGCGATCTGATCTCGGTTCCAGAGAACACGGTACACTTTTTCACCCTGACTGACAACCGCAAGGTTGTGGCCATTCGTCTGTTCGTAGAGGAGAATGGCTGGATCGCTCATCCCTATGAAGATCCTAACTTCCAGAAGGCTTAA
- the metH gene encoding methionine synthase gives MIKPSLQSRMRDKILILDGAMGTMIQQEELKPEDFGGEELDGCNEMLVLTRPDVISRIHEKYLEAGADLIETNTFGAASVVLAEYDIQDKAREINLAAAKLAVDAVNKYSTPEHPRYAVGAMGPTTKTLSVTGGVTFDELIESYEEQAVALIEAGVDAMLLETSQDTLNVKAGSIAIRRAYETTGITLPLMISGTIEPMGTTLAGQNIEAFYVSLEHLNPVSVGLNCATGPEFMRDHIRTLSDMASTAISCYPNAGLPDENGNYHESPDSLAAKMAAFAEKGWLNIAGGCCGTTPEHIYAMSEKMKQYEPRQMDEVSHPPAISGIEPVYIESDNRPYMIGERTNVLGSRKFKRLIVEGKYEEASEIARAQVKGGAQVIDVCVQDPDRDETEDIKKFLELVVKKVKVPLMIDTTDPAVIDLALKYCQGKSIINSINLEDGEEKFEQVTPIIHKYGAAIVVGTIDERGQAITREDKLEVAVRSHDLLVNKYGLQAEDIIFDPLVFPVGTGDEQYIGSAKETIEGIRLIKEALPACHTVLGISNVSFGLPEAGREVLNSVFLYECTKAGLDYAIVNTEKVERYASIPEEERKLAEDLIYDTNDQTLASFVAAFRNKKVEKKEKISNLSLEERLASYVVEGTKEGLIPDLEQALGSYTALEVINGPLMAGMEEVGRLFNNNELIVAEVLQSAEVMKASVAYLEPFMEKNESSVKGRIMLATVKGDVHDIGKNLVEIILSNNGYDIVNLGIKVPPERIIEAFREQKADAIGLSGLLVKSAQQMVSTAQDLRNAGIDVPIMVGGAALTRKFTKTRIRPEYNGLVVYAKDAMDGLDLANKLMDPNSREKMRLDFEAEKEAGEQEVVKTVLPELTRAVRSNISQDAPVYLPPDLDRHVIRNYPINHIIPYVNMQMLLGHHLGLRGSVEQLLASKDPKAVDLKEKVDQVLHEAVTNEIIQAHALYRFYPAQSSGNDILIYDPEDHTKVLKTFSFPRQRVEPHLCLSDYLKTVESGIMDYVGFLVVTAGHGVRDLAEEWKNKGDYLRSHVVQATALEIAEGLAERVHHIMRDSWGFPDPADMTMKQRHGARYQGIRVSFGYPACPDLELQEPLFELLKPQDIGVELTEGFMMEPEASVSALVFAHPEAQYFNVEKA, from the coding sequence TTGATTAAGCCAAGTCTGCAATCCAGAATGAGAGACAAAATATTGATTCTTGACGGGGCCATGGGAACCATGATTCAGCAAGAAGAGCTAAAACCCGAAGATTTCGGTGGAGAAGAGCTTGATGGTTGTAACGAGATGCTGGTTCTCACCCGTCCGGATGTAATCTCCCGAATTCATGAGAAATACCTTGAAGCGGGAGCCGACTTAATTGAGACTAATACTTTCGGGGCAGCCTCTGTTGTTCTGGCCGAATATGATATCCAAGATAAAGCCCGCGAGATTAACCTGGCAGCGGCCAAGCTAGCGGTTGATGCGGTTAATAAATACTCTACGCCTGAACACCCGCGTTATGCGGTGGGGGCTATGGGGCCAACGACCAAGACACTGTCCGTAACCGGCGGTGTGACTTTTGACGAGCTAATTGAAAGTTATGAAGAGCAGGCGGTGGCTCTGATTGAAGCTGGCGTAGATGCCATGCTGCTAGAGACATCCCAGGATACCTTGAATGTGAAGGCGGGAAGCATCGCTATACGTCGTGCATATGAGACTACGGGCATCACTCTGCCCCTAATGATCTCAGGAACGATCGAGCCGATGGGAACTACGCTTGCCGGACAGAACATAGAGGCGTTCTATGTCTCGCTTGAGCACTTGAATCCCGTCTCGGTGGGGCTTAACTGTGCCACGGGGCCAGAGTTCATGCGTGATCATATTCGTACCCTATCGGATATGGCGAGCACAGCCATCAGCTGTTATCCGAACGCGGGTCTGCCCGATGAGAACGGCAATTATCATGAATCTCCGGACTCTCTTGCTGCGAAAATGGCGGCTTTTGCCGAGAAAGGCTGGCTCAACATTGCGGGCGGCTGCTGCGGTACGACACCCGAGCATATCTATGCCATGTCTGAGAAAATGAAGCAGTACGAGCCTCGCCAAATGGATGAGGTATCCCATCCGCCGGCGATTTCCGGAATTGAACCTGTGTATATTGAATCGGATAACCGGCCTTACATGATTGGTGAGAGAACGAACGTTCTAGGTTCTAGAAAGTTCAAACGCCTAATTGTTGAAGGGAAGTACGAGGAGGCATCTGAAATTGCCCGTGCCCAGGTCAAAGGCGGTGCCCAGGTTATCGACGTCTGCGTACAGGATCCGGACCGCGACGAGACCGAGGACATTAAGAAGTTTCTGGAACTGGTAGTCAAAAAAGTAAAGGTGCCCCTGATGATCGATACCACCGATCCGGCTGTCATCGATCTCGCACTTAAATATTGTCAAGGCAAGTCAATAATTAACTCTATTAACCTTGAAGATGGTGAAGAGAAGTTCGAGCAGGTTACGCCTATTATTCATAAATATGGGGCTGCAATCGTAGTTGGTACAATTGATGAGCGCGGACAAGCCATCACGAGAGAAGACAAGCTGGAAGTTGCTGTACGATCGCATGATCTGCTTGTTAACAAATATGGTCTTCAAGCCGAAGATATCATATTTGATCCGCTTGTATTCCCGGTCGGAACAGGGGACGAGCAGTATATCGGCTCTGCTAAGGAGACGATTGAGGGAATTCGTCTGATCAAGGAGGCTCTACCTGCCTGCCATACTGTGCTCGGAATTAGTAATGTGTCCTTCGGTCTTCCAGAAGCCGGACGTGAAGTTCTGAACTCGGTATTCTTGTATGAATGCACCAAGGCGGGCCTGGATTATGCAATCGTGAATACGGAGAAGGTGGAACGATATGCTTCCATTCCTGAAGAGGAACGCAAGCTCGCCGAAGATCTCATTTATGATACTAATGATCAGACACTCGCTTCCTTTGTTGCAGCCTTCCGGAACAAGAAGGTTGAGAAGAAGGAGAAGATCAGCAATCTGTCGCTTGAAGAGAGACTCGCCTCTTATGTGGTGGAAGGAACTAAGGAAGGGCTGATTCCCGATCTGGAGCAGGCACTTGGCAGCTACACGGCCTTGGAGGTAATTAACGGGCCTCTTATGGCGGGAATGGAAGAGGTAGGACGCCTCTTCAATAACAATGAACTGATCGTTGCCGAGGTGCTTCAGAGCGCTGAGGTGATGAAGGCCTCTGTAGCTTATCTGGAGCCCTTCATGGAGAAGAATGAGTCCTCAGTTAAAGGGCGGATTATGCTTGCGACGGTGAAGGGCGATGTTCACGATATCGGAAAGAATTTGGTCGAGATCATCCTTTCCAACAACGGTTATGACATTGTCAATTTGGGTATAAAAGTACCACCGGAGCGTATAATCGAAGCTTTCCGGGAGCAGAAAGCCGATGCTATTGGTCTATCTGGACTTCTGGTTAAATCTGCTCAGCAGATGGTATCCACTGCCCAGGATCTGCGTAACGCCGGAATCGATGTGCCGATTATGGTGGGCGGTGCCGCCCTAACCCGGAAGTTCACCAAGACCCGCATCCGGCCTGAGTACAACGGGCTTGTAGTCTATGCGAAGGACGCCATGGACGGGCTGGACCTGGCTAACAAGCTGATGGATCCGAATTCCAGAGAGAAAATGCGCCTGGATTTTGAAGCAGAGAAAGAAGCAGGCGAGCAGGAAGTAGTTAAGACGGTTCTGCCTGAACTTACCCGCGCTGTCCGTTCCAATATCTCGCAAGATGCACCTGTATATTTGCCGCCAGATCTGGATCGTCATGTGATCAGGAATTATCCAATCAATCACATTATTCCCTATGTGAACATGCAGATGCTTTTGGGGCACCACCTTGGTTTGAGAGGCTCAGTAGAGCAGCTGCTCGCTTCCAAAGACCCTAAAGCAGTAGATCTCAAAGAAAAAGTGGATCAAGTCCTTCATGAAGCAGTGACCAATGAGATTATTCAAGCACATGCTTTATACCGTTTCTACCCGGCTCAATCCAGTGGGAATGATATTTTGATCTATGATCCTGAAGATCACACGAAAGTGCTTAAGACCTTCAGCTTCCCACGCCAGCGAGTGGAGCCGCACTTGTGCTTGTCTGACTATTTAAAGACTGTCGAGAGCGGCATAATGGATTACGTCGGCTTTTTGGTGGTGACTGCTGGCCACGGAGTAAGGGATCTGGCTGAGGAATGGAAGAACAAAGGCGATTACCTTCGTTCTCACGTGGTTCAAGCAACCGCACTTGAAATTGCTGAAGGTCTTGCAGAGCGGGTTCACCATATCATGAGAGACAGCTGGGGCTTCCCGGATCCAGCCGATATGACAATGAAGCAGCGTCACGGCGCAAGATATCAGGGCATTCGGGTCTCCTTCGGGTATCCTGCTTGTCCAGATCTTGAGCTGCAGGAGCCGTTGTTCGAACTGCTTAAGCCCCAAGATATAGGGGTTGAGCTTACAGAAGGGTTCATGATGGAGCCGGAGGCATCTGTCTCTGCACTCGTATTCGCCCATCCCGAAGCACAATATTTCAATGTAGAGAAAGCTTAA
- the rnz gene encoding ribonuclease Z, producing the protein MELYFMGTNAGVPSLQRNVTSLALRMYEERRSFWLFDCGEGTQHQVLRSPLKLSKLEKIFITHLHGDHLFGLPGLLSSRSYQGGDTPLVLYGPKGLEQYVRMSLGISESHINYELIVKEHNGGLIFEDDSIRVESALLEHRIDSYGYRVTELDKPGRLDFEALAKLGVKPGPLYGKLKRGESIESESGTVHAKDVLGVPKKGRVVTILGDTRPCSAGIQLARNADVLVHEATFSHEMVETAYNYYHSTAVQAAETALAAQARQLVLTHFSSRYKDDEQLEVLLEEASTVFPNTRLAKEHELVPVWRSEQREQEI; encoded by the coding sequence ATGGAACTCTACTTTATGGGAACCAACGCAGGTGTTCCTTCCCTGCAGCGTAATGTCACTTCCTTGGCCCTGCGAATGTACGAAGAGAGAAGATCATTCTGGCTCTTCGATTGTGGGGAAGGGACACAGCATCAAGTGCTGCGTTCACCGCTTAAGCTGAGCAAGCTGGAGAAAATTTTCATTACGCATCTGCATGGAGATCATTTATTTGGTCTTCCGGGTCTGTTATCAAGCCGCTCCTATCAAGGAGGGGACACTCCACTTGTCTTGTATGGCCCGAAAGGGCTTGAACAATATGTAAGAATGTCACTGGGCATTAGTGAGTCACATATTAATTATGAGCTGATTGTAAAGGAGCATAACGGGGGCCTTATTTTTGAGGATGATTCTATTCGTGTAGAGTCCGCACTGTTGGAGCACCGAATAGACAGCTATGGTTACCGTGTTACGGAGCTTGATAAGCCAGGCCGACTCGACTTTGAGGCACTTGCGAAGCTCGGAGTCAAGCCAGGGCCACTGTATGGAAAGCTCAAAAGGGGAGAGAGCATAGAGTCAGAATCGGGAACGGTTCATGCCAAAGATGTACTAGGTGTACCCAAAAAGGGAAGGGTCGTGACCATTCTTGGGGATACTAGACCTTGTAGTGCCGGAATCCAGCTAGCCAGAAATGCGGATGTGCTGGTCCATGAGGCTACATTCTCACATGAAATGGTTGAGACCGCATACAACTATTATCATAGTACAGCTGTTCAGGCGGCTGAGACGGCTTTGGCTGCGCAAGCCAGACAACTTGTTCTTACTCACTTCAGTTCCCGCTACAAGGACGATGAGCAGCTTGAGGTGCTGCTTGAAGAAGCAAGTACAGTATTCCCGAATACAAGGCTCGCGAAAGAACATGAGCTTGTGCCGGTATGGCGGAGTGAGCAGCGTGAACAGGAAATATAG
- a CDS encoding TIGR01457 family HAD-type hydrolase, protein MNEAWKAFLIDLDGTLYHGTHMIPGADELIRRLNEKGIPLLFVTNNSSRTPEDVAVHLEHMGIAAEPDQVCTSAVAAAQYIAEIAPGCRVAAIGEKGLLTALDQAGLQLTHDQPDYVVQGIDRAFTYDKLTEAARWIFGGAQYILTNPDLLLPSQDGLLPGAGTLSAAIRAATGAEPVVIGKPSGILMKFATDRLGLRAQDVAVIGDNMLTDITAGVNAGCGTILTLTGVTTAENLDTFLASTGVKPDMICSDLHELTQLITR, encoded by the coding sequence TTGAATGAGGCCTGGAAAGCTTTTTTAATTGATTTGGATGGAACTCTGTATCATGGAACACATATGATTCCTGGGGCAGATGAGCTGATACGCCGGCTAAATGAGAAGGGAATTCCTCTACTATTTGTCACGAACAATTCATCGCGCACGCCTGAGGATGTAGCTGTGCATTTAGAACATATGGGAATTGCGGCAGAGCCAGATCAGGTGTGTACATCGGCCGTGGCGGCCGCGCAGTATATTGCAGAGATCGCTCCAGGCTGCCGTGTGGCTGCTATAGGGGAAAAGGGACTGCTAACTGCTCTGGACCAGGCGGGATTACAGCTTACCCACGACCAGCCTGATTATGTGGTTCAAGGTATTGACCGTGCATTTACATATGATAAGTTGACAGAGGCTGCACGCTGGATATTTGGCGGTGCACAGTATATTTTGACGAATCCGGATCTGCTGCTGCCATCGCAGGACGGATTGCTTCCAGGAGCAGGGACTCTGTCGGCTGCAATCAGAGCAGCAACAGGTGCTGAGCCAGTAGTGATCGGCAAGCCTTCAGGCATATTGATGAAATTTGCAACAGATCGACTTGGACTGCGCGCTCAGGATGTGGCCGTTATCGGGGATAATATGCTTACAGATATTACTGCCGGTGTAAATGCCGGCTGCGGGACTATCTTAACCTTAACAGGAGTTACGACAGCTGAGAATCTGGATACCTTTCTGGCAAGTACGGGTGTGAAGCCGGATATGATATGTTCAGATCTCCATGAGCTCACACAGTTAATCACAAGATGA
- a CDS encoding DNA-formamidopyrimidine glycosylase family protein: MPELPEMDNYRILLSQLILDRPITQVVINRDKSINKERNVFIQEVTGRRIIFIERRGKHLLFHLDSGRRLLLHLMLGGLLYLGTEEDKPNRSTQVELSFGEQTLYFIGLRLGYLHLYSAKETDEFLADLGPELMDRRMDQDKFIQLFSRRRGALKSTLVNQHVIAGIGNCYADEIAFEAELRPSAKIQNLSGEDLARIYHAARKVFHHATEHGGYMELPLTHEDKLTGGFNELCRVYDREGEPCIRCDGVIEKSEIGGRKVFYCPTCQHDK; the protein is encoded by the coding sequence ATGCCGGAGCTTCCGGAGATGGACAATTACCGAATATTACTATCCCAGCTTATTCTTGACCGTCCCATCACACAGGTCGTGATTAACAGGGATAAATCAATTAATAAAGAACGAAATGTCTTCATCCAGGAGGTTACTGGGCGCCGTATTATCTTCATCGAGCGGCGCGGCAAGCATCTTCTATTCCATCTAGACAGCGGCCGCCGCCTGCTGCTGCATCTCATGCTGGGTGGATTGCTGTATCTTGGAACCGAAGAGGATAAACCTAATCGCAGTACCCAAGTGGAGCTTAGCTTTGGAGAGCAGACGTTGTATTTTATAGGTCTCCGTCTGGGTTATCTGCATCTGTATAGCGCCAAGGAGACGGATGAGTTCTTGGCAGATCTGGGTCCTGAGCTGATGGACAGGAGAATGGATCAGGACAAATTCATTCAGTTGTTCAGCAGACGGCGCGGCGCGCTCAAAAGTACGCTTGTGAACCAGCATGTCATTGCGGGAATTGGGAACTGCTATGCGGATGAAATAGCTTTTGAAGCTGAACTCAGGCCATCTGCCAAAATTCAGAATCTGTCCGGAGAGGATCTGGCGAGGATCTATCATGCGGCTAGGAAAGTATTTCATCATGCTACAGAGCATGGGGGCTACATGGAGCTTCCCTTAACTCATGAGGATAAACTCACCGGGGGATTTAATGAATTATGCCGGGTCTATGACCGGGAAGGGGAACCTTGTATCCGCTGCGACGGAGTAATCGAGAAAAGCGAGATTGGCGGTAGAAAAGTGTTCTACTGTCCGACATGTCAGCATGACAAGTAA
- a CDS encoding deoxyribonuclease IV, giving the protein MTSKIKIGGHLSIRRGYYQAAQAASAMNAGAFQYFPKNPRSLTIKQYDARDAERCRQWCNDNGIVSVGHSPYPSNLAVNSEDEPAVYRKIVDSLRNDLEIAEACGSLGIVVHFGTYKAGNPLQGYKNVIQCINEILSGWQGNAKLLIENQAGDHGDMGMTMEEMVQIRKLCEAPEHIGFCLDTCHAFGAGIWGGAEDDSFAAKGRELEFWDHVVAVHLNDSKYPFGSRKDRHERVGQGFIGETGFRKLIAIEEIKDKAFIFESETGDDGTYTWDMELVRRWSEA; this is encoded by the coding sequence ATGACAAGTAAGATCAAGATTGGCGGTCATCTTAGCATTCGCAGAGGTTACTATCAGGCTGCACAAGCAGCATCTGCCATGAATGCCGGCGCGTTTCAATATTTTCCAAAGAATCCACGGAGCTTGACCATTAAGCAGTATGACGCCCGGGACGCTGAGAGATGCAGGCAGTGGTGCAATGACAATGGGATAGTCTCTGTCGGTCATTCTCCGTACCCTAGCAATCTGGCTGTTAATTCGGAAGACGAACCCGCGGTGTATCGTAAAATTGTGGATTCCTTGCGCAATGATCTTGAGATTGCTGAGGCGTGCGGGTCGCTCGGGATAGTTGTTCATTTTGGCACATATAAGGCGGGTAACCCCTTACAGGGATATAAAAATGTTATACAATGTATTAACGAGATACTAAGCGGCTGGCAAGGGAATGCCAAGCTGCTCATTGAGAATCAGGCTGGCGATCATGGAGACATGGGCATGACGATGGAGGAAATGGTTCAAATCCGCAAATTATGCGAGGCCCCCGAACATATCGGCTTTTGCCTGGATACCTGCCATGCATTTGGCGCGGGAATATGGGGCGGAGCCGAGGATGATTCATTCGCAGCCAAAGGGAGAGAACTGGAATTCTGGGATCACGTGGTCGCTGTACATCTAAATGACTCCAAATATCCTTTTGGCTCACGAAAGGACCGGCATGAGCGGGTTGGCCAGGGCTTCATCGGTGAGACAGGGTTCCGTAAGCTGATTGCGATCGAAGAAATTAAAGATAAAGCCTTCATCTTCGAAAGCGAAACAGGGGATGATGGTACATACACATGGGATATGGAGCTGGTAAGACGTTGGTCTGAAGCTTAG
- a CDS encoding cyclic-phosphate processing receiver domain-containing protein — MIHLYMDDMRRCPAGFTLVRTGQECLEVLRTTQVDILSLDYDMGPEGMTGGEVAAVMANEGLFAREIYLHTSSLQGKMSMYETLYTCKPEDVILHNGPIPFDRLDEIADQAAKKTK; from the coding sequence GTGATCCACTTGTATATGGATGATATGCGGCGTTGTCCTGCGGGTTTCACCTTGGTACGAACAGGCCAGGAGTGTCTTGAAGTACTGCGTACAACTCAGGTTGATATCCTTTCACTCGATTACGATATGGGACCTGAGGGAATGACTGGTGGTGAGGTAGCGGCTGTTATGGCTAACGAGGGCTTGTTCGCTAGAGAAATCTATCTCCACACCTCCAGTCTGCAGGGAAAAATGAGCATGTACGAAACACTGTACACTTGCAAGCCTGAGGATGTCATTCTTCATAATGGTCCTATACCTTTTGACCGTCTGGATGAGATCGCTGATCAAGCAGCCAAGAAGACAAAATAA
- a CDS encoding SAM-dependent methyltransferase yields the protein MNSQDELENVIPGVSSRFICTANHGFAPYAQEELRRKFGSVKSTVIVPGEVFLGTLEVSSQEAIERLRVEQPIFLRHIFPVQYQIGIVGGDKENAMLQLTSCLRHLPELRGTQVTVQARKASQDSWEGTSTDLKDAIQVGLNEFVHEFVVKDAELVVSVLATDKALYAGISSPKDNLSDWNGGAVRFQKEDSQISRAKFKLLEAERVFGIDFSSFTEALDIGAAPGGWTSFLLERGLRVTAVDPAKMHPSLMSSDRLTYLNRNADSVKFREEQFDLLVCDMSWSPKLTAKLVTGLLYSLVPGGTAIVTVKLLSKKPLALIREVMDTFDRANMQIQRAKQLFHNRDEITLYMIKY from the coding sequence TTGAATAGTCAAGACGAGTTAGAGAACGTAATACCTGGCGTGTCATCACGATTTATTTGCACGGCCAATCATGGGTTCGCCCCCTATGCCCAGGAGGAGTTAAGAAGAAAGTTTGGTTCTGTGAAAAGCACGGTTATCGTGCCGGGCGAGGTCTTCCTTGGAACACTGGAAGTATCCAGCCAAGAGGCGATTGAGAGGCTGCGCGTGGAGCAGCCTATCTTTCTAAGGCATATATTCCCGGTCCAGTACCAAATCGGCATTGTCGGCGGGGACAAAGAGAATGCTATGCTTCAATTAACTTCCTGTCTCAGGCATCTGCCAGAGCTGCGGGGGACACAGGTGACGGTTCAAGCACGCAAGGCCAGTCAAGATTCCTGGGAAGGGACTTCTACGGATCTGAAAGATGCGATTCAGGTGGGTCTTAATGAGTTTGTGCACGAATTTGTGGTAAAGGATGCGGAGCTGGTGGTCTCAGTTTTGGCTACAGACAAAGCTCTATATGCAGGCATTTCTTCTCCTAAAGACAATTTGTCGGATTGGAACGGTGGAGCTGTCAGATTTCAGAAGGAAGACAGTCAGATTTCCAGAGCCAAATTCAAGCTGTTGGAAGCTGAGCGTGTATTCGGGATTGATTTCAGCTCATTCACTGAAGCGCTTGATATTGGAGCCGCACCGGGAGGATGGACCTCGTTTCTGCTTGAAAGAGGCCTTCGGGTTACCGCAGTTGATCCTGCCAAGATGCATCCCTCATTGATGAGTTCGGACAGACTAACATATTTGAACAGGAATGCAGACAGTGTTAAATTTCGGGAAGAACAATTCGATTTGTTAGTATGTGACATGAGCTGGAGTCCTAAACTAACCGCTAAGCTGGTTACTGGTCTGCTGTACAGCCTAGTTCCTGGAGGAACAGCAATTGTTACTGTAAAGCTCTTGAGCAAGAAGCCGCTTGCGCTAATCAGAGAAGTAATGGACACGTTTGATAGGGCAAATATGCAGATCCAGAGAGCAAAGCAGCTGTTCCATAATCGCGATGAAATTACACTATATATGATTAAATATTAA
- a CDS encoding protein kinase, with product MHFPSKLEPGSLLGGRYQIEKWIASGGMSHVYCAVDLKLHDKKWAIKETMTVSGQNARLEEEARLLIRLNHPRLPHVVDFFPPDEEGYTYLVMDFIEGVTLENYLAGLTCLPSIEMVLQITGQICEGLEYLHTFDPPIVYRDLKPTNLMIDQAGSLRFIDFGIARQFKMDQPEDTVKLGTVGFAAPEQYGGKQTDARTDLYSLGALLLYLITGGQLSEWRPEVQQLLKVDANQSNTTALLKVIKKLLQYKPEDRYVSVSEVRKALQSVIVHPSSDRTQLEKSESSRTKVIAVIGVSGGVGTTHTAIMLAYSLITHFKEVTLLELTDKSSAFARLQTSASKPGVTGALSAERSFSIEGVHYCRRPTRMEMLDMISGEGGLVILDLGSDQSKETIEEFVRADISLVVGSAAAWRFQDIVSFCRLSASYSKSKWIYAIPSAPMTVIHHLRRKLGTSRLLPIPHETDPFQPSEETVAAMENVCRSIISSDRPTRLFKFGFKRMWRGGV from the coding sequence GTGCATTTTCCTTCAAAGCTTGAGCCGGGGAGCCTACTTGGGGGCAGATATCAGATCGAGAAGTGGATAGCAAGCGGGGGAATGAGCCATGTCTATTGTGCAGTGGATTTGAAGCTTCATGACAAGAAATGGGCTATCAAAGAAACCATGACGGTATCCGGGCAGAATGCCCGGCTGGAAGAGGAAGCCAGACTGCTCATCAGGCTGAACCATCCCCGATTGCCGCACGTTGTTGATTTTTTCCCGCCTGATGAGGAAGGTTATACCTATTTGGTCATGGACTTTATTGAAGGAGTTACGTTGGAGAATTATCTTGCGGGCTTGACCTGCCTGCCTTCAATCGAAATGGTTCTGCAAATTACCGGCCAGATATGCGAAGGTCTGGAGTACCTTCATACTTTTGACCCGCCCATTGTATACCGGGATTTAAAGCCAACGAATTTAATGATTGATCAAGCGGGCAGCCTGCGCTTTATTGATTTCGGAATTGCCAGGCAATTTAAGATGGATCAGCCGGAAGATACGGTGAAGCTGGGCACGGTTGGTTTTGCCGCACCTGAGCAGTATGGAGGTAAGCAGACTGATGCCAGAACGGATCTGTATTCACTGGGCGCGCTGCTCTTGTATTTAATCACAGGCGGCCAGCTGAGTGAGTGGAGGCCTGAAGTACAGCAGTTGCTTAAAGTTGATGCCAATCAGTCTAACACAACCGCTCTGCTAAAGGTTATAAAGAAGCTGCTGCAATATAAGCCTGAGGATCGTTATGTGTCAGTGAGTGAGGTCAGGAAGGCGCTCCAATCCGTAATCGTGCATCCTTCTTCTGATCGCACTCAGCTTGAGAAGTCAGAGTCCTCCAGAACAAAGGTTATTGCAGTTATCGGAGTCTCGGGAGGTGTTGGTACTACGCATACGGCAATCATGCTGGCTTATTCATTAATTACTCACTTTAAGGAAGTTACTTTGCTTGAGCTTACGGATAAATCGAGTGCGTTCGCAAGACTTCAGACTTCAGCTTCCAAACCAGGTGTAACCGGGGCTTTATCCGCGGAGAGAAGCTTCTCTATCGAAGGTGTTCATTACTGCCGGCGGCCGACCAGAATGGAAATGCTGGATATGATCTCAGGCGAGGGTGGATTGGTCATTCTGGATTTGGGGAGCGACCAGAGCAAAGAGACAATTGAAGAGTTTGTGAGGGCAGACATATCGCTTGTTGTGGGCTCCGCTGCAGCATGGAGATTCCAAGATATTGTATCCTTCTGCAGATTGTCAGCTTCTTACTCTAAAAGTAAATGGATTTACGCAATTCCATCGGCGCCAATGACGGTAATTCACCATCTGCGAAGGAAGCTGGGAACCTCTAGACTGCTTCCTATTCCACACGAGACGGATCCCTTTCAACCTTCTGAGGAGACTGTAGCAGCGATGGAGAATGTGTGCAGATCTATTATCAGCAGCGATAGGCCAACCCGTCTGTTCAAATTTGGTTTTAAGAGAATGTGGAGAGGAGGAGTTTGA